The Streptomyces sp. V3I7 genome segment CTGCCCCGAGCCGACCAGCAGCGACCAGGACAGGTCGGTCAGCCGGACGCAGGTCCCCTCGCGGCCGGCGGCCCGGTCCTCCGTTGGCGGGGCGATCCCCAGCGAGTCGTACGCCTGCAGGACGGCGACCGTCGCCCGGTGCCGGGCCCGCCCCGTCCCGCCCTCGGCCGCCTCCAGCAGCGCGGCCGACGCGCGCAGGGCGGTGGCCACCGCGAGTCGTTGCGGCCGGTCCGGGTGGACGAGGCGCCCGGAGACGGCCAGCAGCCAGGCCGCCGCCGCGCCCGCCGCGGCCAGGGCGGTCTGCGGGAGGACGTCGCCGAGCGCGGTCGCGTCGTTGGCGGCCACCGCGAAGGAGAACAGCAGCAGCACCGTGCCGAGCCCGCTCAACCGGGCCGCGTCGCAGACGTACTTCGCCACTCCGGCGACCACGGCCGTCGCCACGACCACCACGAAGGCGCCGGTGTCCGTCTCGTGCGGCCGGGCCAGGGCGGCGAGCGCCGAACCACCGCCCACGCACGCCGTCATGGCCAGCGCCACCACGGCGAGGACCCGCGCCCGGCGCGGATAGGGCAGGTTGCGGCCGAACGTCGTGGTGAAGGAGCCCAGCATCGCGTACACCGCGAGATCGGGGCGCCCCACCCATGCGGCGGGCAGCGCGACCAGCGCCATGGCGAGGGCCGCGCGCAGCGCGAAGACCACGGCGCCGTCGACCGGATGCAGGGCGAGAGCCCCGCGCGGGGACAGGACGCGCGTCATCGCCGCGACCGTGCGTCGCGATGTCTGACCGGGTATGGAGGGGACGTCGGGGCGCGAGAGGGGCATGGGCGGTATATATCACCTCGCCCCGGTCGGGTGCTTGATCGTTCAACTGACGTCCGGCGGCGCGTGGTCCACACCGGGACCACCCCTGTGACGTGCCGTCATGCCGCCCGGACCCCGAGGTGGCGCAGCGCGGACGCCGCCGCCCCCGCCCCGCACATGCCGTGCGCCCCGGGACCCGGGGGAGTGGCCGCCGAGCACACGAACACCCCCGGCACACCGGTGGAGTACGGATCGAGAGCGGCACGCGGGCCCAGGAGGAGCTGGGGGACGGTCTTGGCGCCGGTGATGATGTCGCCGCCCGCGAAGTTGGCGTTGGCCGCGGCGAAGTCGGCGGGCCGGGTGACCTGTCGACCCACGATCCGCTCGCGGACGCCGGGGGCGAACCGCTCCAGCTGACCCAGGATCGCCTCGGTCGCGTCGCCGTCGTAGCCGTGCGGGACGTGGGCGTAGGTGTACACGGGGTGGACGTCGCCCACCGACCGGCCGGGGTCGGCCAGATACTGCTGACCGACCAGGACGAAGGGGTGTTCGGGCATACGTCCCTCCGCCACCTCCCGCTCCGAGCGGACCACTTCGGCGAGCGGACCGCTCACGTGCACCGTTCCCGCGCGCCGCGCGTCCTCGTTCGTCCAGGGCACCCCGCCCTCGACGGCCAGGTCGAGCTTGAAGGCGGCCGGGGCGCGGCGGAAGCGCCGGTACGCGCGCCGTACCCGTGTCGGCAGCCGGTCGCCGTAGACGGCGGCGACCTGGCCGGGGTCGAGGTCGAGGAGGGTCACGTCGGCGGGCGGGATCTGCGCGGCGTCGGTGATGCGGACGCCGGTGCGGATCGTGCCGCCGTGTGCGCGCAACGCGCTCTCCAGCGCGCGGGCGATGGACTGCGAACCGCCCTCGGCGACGGCCCATCCCGCCGCGTGCCCGGCGGTGAGGATGCCGAGCCCGATCGCGGAGGTGAAGGGTCCGGTCAGCGGACGGAAGGCGTGGGCCGCGACCCCGGCCCAAAGAGCCTGTGCCTGCGGGGACTTGAAGAGGCGCGCGAGGACGGTCGCGGGCAGGGTGGTCGGCAGGCCGAAACGGGCGAGCAGCAGCGGGTGCGTCGGGACGCGCAGCAACGGGCCCATCATGTCCTGGGCGAGCGCGTCCCAGTCGCGGACCGACGGGGCGAACAGCGCCCGGTAGCGGCGGGCGTCGGGGCCCAGCATGCGGGCGGTCTCCTCGACGGAGCGCAGCAGGACCCCCGCGCTGCCGTCATCGAGCGGATGCGCGCAGTCCACCTCCGCCGACTTCCAGCGCAGGCCGTGCCGTTGAAGGTCGAGCGCGCGCATGGCCGGGGAGGTGACGGCCATCGGGTGGATGGCCGAGCAGTGGTCGTGCAGCAGCCCGGGGACGAGCGCCTCATGGCTGCGGGTGCCGCCGCCGACCTCGTCCGCGGCCTCCAGGAGCGTGACGTCCAGGCCCTCCTTGGCGAGGAGGGCCGCGGCGGCGAGCCCGTTGGGCCCGCCGCCGACGACGACCGCCGAGGTCATGACGCGGTGTCCATGGGCGGCACGGGCCGCGCTTGCCCTGCCACCGGCTGGAGCGGGTGCAGCGTCTCCACGTCGTAGACGGGGTAGTCGGGGCCGTCCGTGGGCCACGGCTGCCGCTCCAGCATGTCGTGGACCTTGACCTGGCCGCGCTCCAGCAGGCCGAGGGAGGCGTCGTGGATCTCGTACGCCTGAGTCTGCCGGTGGATGGGCTGGCCCTCCAGGCAGATCACCCGCACCTCGCCGGGCGCGAAGTCGCAGCGGGCCTGGACGGCGCGCAGCAGTTGGTCGTCGTGGAGGTGGCCCTCGCCGAAGTTCCAGCCGATGGCGAAGCCGGCGATCACTTCTCCCTCGACCCTGACGGCGTCGTCCTGGCCGTCGGCGATGCGGTCGACGAGGCCGTTGAGGGCACGGCCGTGCGCGTGCATGGACCTGAAGGCGTCCGCCTTGCTGATCGTGAGCAGAGCGGTGTCCGGGTCGTAGAGGGTCTCCAGCTGGTGGGCGGCCAGCCGCATCGACGTGGTCAGGCCCGCTTCCAGACGGTCCACGGCGTCACCGGTGAACACCCAGACGCTGGTGGCCCAGTTGCCGGCGTAATAGCGCATCGCGGGCAGGAAGGAGACGAGGTCGGGCCGGATGTTGCCGAGGAGGGGCAGCAGCACCAGGCTCGGCAGGATCACCGCGAGCAGCCAGGGCGACTGGAGGTCCCGGACAGAAAGGTCGCCGTGGGCGCCGAAGAGGTAGAACAGCGAGAAGATGAAGAAGATGTTCCACTCCAGCGGCACGCCCATGGGCACCGTCGACAGGATGTGCAGGTGGAAGACGGCCATGTAGATCAGGGCCGCCCACGTCCACCAGCCGCCGTCGCCGATGAAGACGAGGTAGAGCGGGACGAGGTACTCGGTGGCCGTGCCGACGTGCGCGAGCAGAAACGGCAGCTTCGCGGGGCGGATGTCGCGGGGGTGGTCGCGGTAGAAGAGCCGCTTCAGGCGGCGCGAGGGGATCAGGGGCGCGTTGCTCATCATCGTGGCCACCACGAACGGGAAGTGGTGGTTGAGCTTGGAGGTCGCCGCTCCCCACCAGATCGCCAGCATGACGAGCTTGAAGCCGATGAACTGGTCGTTGTACGGGAAGAAGAAGATCAGCAGTGACAGCCAGTACTGCTCACCGCGCGCCGCCAGGAAGATGGTCTTGTCGCGCAGGCCGAGGATCGCCACGGTCGCGATGAGCGGGACGGCCGCCGTCGGGTCGATGAGGCCCACGTGTCCGAAGCCCGTGATGCGGGTTCCGTCGCCGGGGCGGCCGAGCAGCCAGATGCCGGAGGCGAGGACGGCGGCGTACAGCAGGACGTCGACGACGCCGCGGCGGTCACCGCGGGTCAGTGGGACCTTGTCCGGCCACGGGGGAAGCCGGATGGTGTCCGGCCGCAGCCAGTACAGGACGGAGCCGATCGGCGGGTTGAAGCGGGAGGTGAGCGGGCCGGATCCGCAGCCCAGGCCGACGATCTCCCACAGGAGGGTGAAGACGATCAGCTTCTGGTAGACGATCGGCTCGGACCACCAGGCGGCGATGTCCGTCACCGGTCCGAGGCCGGGGGTCAGCGAGATGACGAGCGCTGCCCCGCCCATGTACAGCAGGCACTTGACGACGTAGAAGAGGAACACAGCGTAGGGGCTGCCGAAGCCGTGCTCCACCCAGTGACGGGTGAGGATCTCCAGGCGCTCGCGGCGCGGCAGGGAGCGGAAGGTGTCGGCTTCGACGGGAGCGAGCCGGGGTTTCATGAAGCCCATGAGGGTCACACCTTTGTGTCTCGTGGCGGCAGGGGACGGGCTCAGGCGGAAGGTACGAGCGCCTGCTGACGCAGCGTCGGCTTGTCGGTCTTGCCGACGGCGTTCTTCGGGACGGCGGGGACGACGAGGACCTCGACGGGGCGCTTGTACGGCGCGAGCCGCTCGGCGAGGAACTCGGTGAGCTCGCCGGGCGTGGCCGTCGCGCCGTCGCGCAACGACACGAAGGCGACCGGGACTTCGCCCAGTACGGCGTCGGGGCGGCCCACGACGGCGGCCTCCAGCACGGCGGGATGGTCGTGCAGGACGGTCTCGATCTCCTTGGGGTAGATGTTCTCGCCGCCCCGGATGATCATGTCCTTCACGCGGTCGACGAGGACCAGATAGCCGTCCTCGTCGAGCCGGCCGATGTCGCCGGTGCGCAGCCGGCCGTCCTGGATGGCCTTGGCGGTCTCCTCCGGCCGGCCGAGGTAGCCGCGCATCACGGTCGGCCCGCTGATGACGACCTCGCCGAGGCCGCCGTCGGTGACCAGTTCCCCGTCCTCGCCCATGATGGCGACGGTCTGGCCGGGCAGCGGGACGCCGACCGTGCCGGGCTTGCGCACGCCGTCCAGCGGGTTGCACGTCGAGGCACACGTCGCCTCGGACAGCCCGTACCCCTCGATGAGCTGGACGCCGTACCGCTTCTCGATCACCTCGATGAGCTGCGGAGGCATGGGCGCCGCACCGCAGATGACGAAGCGCAGCGAGGAGGTGTCCGGCTGCACCTCCGGCGGCAGGTTCGCGAACATCGCGTACATCGCCGGGACACCCGAGAAGAAGGTGGGGCGGGACTTCTCCAGGATGGTGAAGAAGCTGGAGGCGCTGAAGCGGCCCATGATGGTGGCCTGACCGCCGGCCCTGAGCGGCGAGAGGATGCTGACCACGATGCCGTTGACGTGGAACAGCGGCAGGATGAGCAGGCTGTGGGGGAGCTGGTCGTCCTCGCTCATCTTCATCGACTCGACCATCGCCGCGGTCATCGCGTCGAGGTTGCGGTGCAGCAGCTCGACGCCCTTGGGGCGGCCGGTGGTTCCGCTGGTGTAGATGACCAGAGCGAGGTCGTCCGCCCCGGCGTCCGGGTCCTCGGGCAGCTCGGGAAGGGCGGTCCGCGAGGGCGCCGGCGCGGCCAGCTCGTCCAGCGTCAAGACGGTGACCGAGTCGGGCAGTTCGGTCGCCGCCTCCTCGACGACGACGGCCTTCGCCCGGCAGTCCTGAAGCTGGTAGCGCGTCTCCACCGCGGTC includes the following:
- a CDS encoding class I adenylate-forming enzyme family protein, which codes for MNLSRLPAVRREQAPEAPALTDDSHGVLSNAAFADQVEQYARHFAGHGVRAGDIVAVKLTNRVELVVALFAAWRLGAALSPVNPALTAVETRYQLQDCRAKAVVVEEAATELPDSVTVLTLDELAAPAPSRTALPELPEDPDAGADDLALVIYTSGTTGRPKGVELLHRNLDAMTAAMVESMKMSEDDQLPHSLLILPLFHVNGIVVSILSPLRAGGQATIMGRFSASSFFTILEKSRPTFFSGVPAMYAMFANLPPEVQPDTSSLRFVICGAAPMPPQLIEVIEKRYGVQLIEGYGLSEATCASTCNPLDGVRKPGTVGVPLPGQTVAIMGEDGELVTDGGLGEVVISGPTVMRGYLGRPEETAKAIQDGRLRTGDIGRLDEDGYLVLVDRVKDMIIRGGENIYPKEIETVLHDHPAVLEAAVVGRPDAVLGEVPVAFVSLRDGATATPGELTEFLAERLAPYKRPVEVLVVPAVPKNAVGKTDKPTLRQQALVPSA
- a CDS encoding NAD(P)/FAD-dependent oxidoreductase — its product is MTSAVVVGGGPNGLAAAALLAKEGLDVTLLEAADEVGGGTRSHEALVPGLLHDHCSAIHPMAVTSPAMRALDLQRHGLRWKSAEVDCAHPLDDGSAGVLLRSVEETARMLGPDARRYRALFAPSVRDWDALAQDMMGPLLRVPTHPLLLARFGLPTTLPATVLARLFKSPQAQALWAGVAAHAFRPLTGPFTSAIGLGILTAGHAAGWAVAEGGSQSIARALESALRAHGGTIRTGVRITDAAQIPPADVTLLDLDPGQVAAVYGDRLPTRVRRAYRRFRRAPAAFKLDLAVEGGVPWTNEDARRAGTVHVSGPLAEVVRSEREVAEGRMPEHPFVLVGQQYLADPGRSVGDVHPVYTYAHVPHGYDGDATEAILGQLERFAPGVRERIVGRQVTRPADFAAANANFAGGDIITGAKTVPQLLLGPRAALDPYSTGVPGVFVCSAATPPGPGAHGMCGAGAAASALRHLGVRAA
- a CDS encoding DUF3556 domain-containing protein produces the protein MGFMKPRLAPVEADTFRSLPRRERLEILTRHWVEHGFGSPYAVFLFYVVKCLLYMGGAALVISLTPGLGPVTDIAAWWSEPIVYQKLIVFTLLWEIVGLGCGSGPLTSRFNPPIGSVLYWLRPDTIRLPPWPDKVPLTRGDRRGVVDVLLYAAVLASGIWLLGRPGDGTRITGFGHVGLIDPTAAVPLIATVAILGLRDKTIFLAARGEQYWLSLLIFFFPYNDQFIGFKLVMLAIWWGAATSKLNHHFPFVVATMMSNAPLIPSRRLKRLFYRDHPRDIRPAKLPFLLAHVGTATEYLVPLYLVFIGDGGWWTWAALIYMAVFHLHILSTVPMGVPLEWNIFFIFSLFYLFGAHGDLSVRDLQSPWLLAVILPSLVLLPLLGNIRPDLVSFLPAMRYYAGNWATSVWVFTGDAVDRLEAGLTTSMRLAAHQLETLYDPDTALLTISKADAFRSMHAHGRALNGLVDRIADGQDDAVRVEGEVIAGFAIGWNFGEGHLHDDQLLRAVQARCDFAPGEVRVICLEGQPIHRQTQAYEIHDASLGLLERGQVKVHDMLERQPWPTDGPDYPVYDVETLHPLQPVAGQARPVPPMDTAS